The following proteins are encoded in a genomic region of Ignavibacteriota bacterium:
- a CDS encoding class I SAM-dependent methyltransferase, which produces MPTFLLQEQIDNIESRRIADVYRGYHDAGHGAGKWSRGNPGNAAIIRERMDIIRRMLAGVGLDLAAVRVLEIGCGGGSVMQDFVTAGVQVHRITGVDLLDDRIAEAKERHPDFDVRTANATALPFEDTTFDVVLIFTVFSSILDESMRVRMALETDRVLRRGGAVVWYDFRVNNPANPNVRGISVKSVRSYFPNYSHSIRSVTVFPHLARRLGPLTRMLYPFLSSIPFLRTHLVGVLVKG; this is translated from the coding sequence GTGCCTACTTTTCTCTTGCAGGAACAAATCGATAATATCGAATCCCGTCGTATTGCCGATGTGTACCGCGGGTATCATGACGCGGGGCACGGCGCCGGGAAATGGAGCCGCGGGAATCCGGGCAATGCGGCGATCATACGCGAGCGCATGGATATCATCCGCCGCATGCTTGCGGGTGTCGGTTTGGATCTGGCTGCTGTTCGTGTGCTCGAGATCGGCTGCGGCGGTGGAAGTGTGATGCAGGACTTTGTAACGGCAGGTGTGCAGGTCCATCGAATCACGGGTGTGGATCTTCTCGACGATCGCATCGCCGAAGCGAAGGAGCGGCATCCGGATTTCGACGTCCGCACTGCGAATGCCACGGCATTGCCTTTCGAGGACACGACGTTTGACGTTGTTCTCATCTTCACAGTATTCAGCTCGATTCTCGACGAGTCGATGCGTGTACGTATGGCCTTGGAAACCGACCGCGTTCTGCGGCGCGGAGGTGCTGTTGTGTGGTATGATTTCCGTGTGAACAATCCGGCCAATCCCAACGTCCGGGGAATCTCGGTTAAGAGCGTCCGCTCGTATTTCCCGAACTATTCACACTCCATCCGCAGTGTCACAGTCTTTCCGCATCTCGCGCGCCGTCTTGGTCCTCTGACGCGCATGCTGTACCCGTTTCTCTCTTCCATACCTTTTTTACGAACACATTTGGTCGGGGTGCTTGTAAAGGGGTAA
- a CDS encoding HEPN domain-containing protein — protein MKAEAREWLLKADRDVHTATREHAVEIDPNFDAVCFHCQQAVEKMMKALIVEQEMHVLRTHDLTALLEILLAVYPEFEELREHLARLTDYSIGYRYPGMDADAEMADEAYADASTIYAIFRSVFERL, from the coding sequence ATGAAAGCTGAAGCACGTGAATGGTTGCTCAAGGCGGATCGCGACGTACACACTGCAACACGTGAGCACGCCGTTGAGATTGACCCAAATTTCGATGCCGTGTGCTTTCATTGTCAGCAAGCTGTTGAAAAAATGATGAAGGCACTCATCGTTGAGCAGGAGATGCATGTTCTTCGAACACACGATCTCACTGCACTCCTGGAAATATTACTCGCGGTGTATCCTGAGTTTGAAGAATTGCGGGAACACTTGGCGCGTCTCACAGACTATTCGATCGGGTATCGATACCCCGGGATGGATGCAGATGCTGAAATGGCAGATGAGGCATACGCGGACGCATCCACAATCTATGCGATCTTTCGCAGCGTGTTTGAACGCTTGTAA
- a CDS encoding nucleotidyltransferase domain-containing protein, with protein MVQPEDIRAYSRSIIRQYSPIAIWLFGSYSDGRATNESDVDMLVIMNTELHPAKQAACIRISTRPPFACDLIVRTPKQIRARMSEGDSFLSDIFSHGTLLYES; from the coding sequence ATGGTACAGCCCGAAGACATTAGAGCATACAGTCGATCGATCATCCGGCAATACAGTCCTATTGCCATTTGGCTTTTTGGCTCGTACTCGGATGGTCGTGCCACCAACGAGAGCGATGTCGACATGCTTGTCATCATGAACACGGAGTTGCATCCAGCGAAACAGGCTGCCTGTATACGTATCAGCACACGTCCACCATTTGCCTGCGACCTCATTGTTCGCACGCCGAAGCAAATTCGAGCCCGCATGTCCGAGGGTGATTCATTTCTCAGCGATATTTTTTCGCATGGCACGCTGCTGTATGAAAGCTGA
- the wecB gene encoding UDP-N-acetylglucosamine 2-epimerase (non-hydrolyzing) yields MRLLTAVGARPQFIKAAPVSRALAAAGHEEILVHSGQHHDQGMSDVFFREMGLRKADLNLGITGGAPNARTGAMLAGYEAAIEQYRPDIVLVYGDTDTTLAAALAAKEKGRLLAHVEAGLRSYNRSMPEEQNRVLTDHVADILFCPTDTALKNLHTEGLANRAVLTGDVMYDAARYYAAAAARRGYPETHALESGMYFLATLHRQYTVDDAGRLRAALDILGALPLPVLLPVHPRTKKQLRAHGLGLPPAVLPVAPLGYIDFMSALQSARMVLTDSGGVQKEAYFHGVPCITLRTETEWIETVDAGWNRVLDLDARSVHIAATTHWWPETRPALFGDGHAAERVVAVLESARELGVGSGEWRVSG; encoded by the coding sequence ATGCGTTTACTCACCGCCGTAGGCGCCCGTCCGCAGTTCATCAAGGCGGCGCCAGTGTCCCGGGCGCTCGCTGCGGCCGGTCATGAGGAGATACTGGTGCACAGCGGGCAGCATCACGACCAGGGGATGTCGGACGTGTTTTTCCGCGAGATGGGTCTCAGAAAGGCGGATCTGAATCTCGGCATAACAGGCGGCGCGCCAAACGCGCGCACAGGCGCGATGCTTGCCGGATACGAGGCGGCCATCGAGCAGTACAGGCCCGATATTGTGCTCGTGTACGGCGACACCGACACGACATTGGCCGCCGCGCTTGCGGCAAAGGAGAAGGGCCGTCTGCTCGCCCACGTGGAAGCAGGCCTGCGCTCATACAACCGCTCCATGCCGGAAGAGCAGAATCGTGTGCTGACGGATCATGTTGCGGATATTCTTTTCTGTCCCACCGACACTGCGCTGAAGAACCTGCACACCGAGGGTCTGGCGAATCGCGCGGTTCTGACCGGCGACGTGATGTACGACGCGGCCAGGTATTACGCGGCGGCCGCGGCGCGGCGCGGGTATCCGGAAACACATGCGCTCGAGAGCGGTATGTATTTTCTCGCCACGCTGCACAGACAATACACAGTCGATGATGCAGGTCGCTTGCGTGCTGCACTCGACATTCTCGGCGCACTTCCGCTTCCGGTGCTTCTCCCGGTCCATCCGCGCACGAAGAAACAACTGCGCGCGCATGGGCTAGGACTGCCTCCCGCCGTGCTGCCTGTTGCGCCGCTCGGATATATCGATTTTATGTCGGCATTACAAAGCGCGCGAATGGTGTTGACGGACAGTGGCGGTGTACAGAAGGAGGCGTATTTTCACGGCGTCCCCTGTATCACCTTGCGCACGGAAACCGAGTGGATCGAAACCGTCGACGCCGGCTGGAATCGCGTTCTCGACCTCGACGCGCGGTCGGTACACATCGCCGCCACAACACACTGGTGGCCGGAAACACGACCTGCGTTGTTCGGAGACGGGCATGCCGCGGAGAGGGTAGTGGCGGTGCTGGAGAGCGCTCGGGAGTTGGGAGTGGGGAGTGGGGAGTGGCGCGTGTCAGGCTGA
- a CDS encoding glycosyltransferase family 4 protein, translating into MHLAILTQYYPPEIGAPQKRLSELAERLVSRGHEVTVLTAMPNYPTGKVYPGYGGIWSKEIRNGVSVQRVCMYPSNSTRTIARLLSAFSFVFSSMIAGTLLLPRADVLLVESPPLFLGLSGWWLSRIKRMPLIVNVSDLWPETVAALGRLDRRSLVFRLGVRLENWLYRSAWMVTGQARGIVDHVAAVVPDKPVYHLSNGVDTQIFRADAPKYAFAEKGEGRGECLIAYCGLHGVAQGLDQVLDAAELLRDLPVTFHLFGDGAEKSALVASAAKRDLTRVRFHDAVSADTVPGILAATDIALVPLKTTIPGAVPSKVYEAMAASRAVILVADGEPAEIVRENTAGLVVSPGDIDGLADAVRRLAADPALRARLGTNGRAAVERHYSRDTIVSHFITHLTAAFRLQ; encoded by the coding sequence ATGCACCTCGCAATTCTGACGCAGTATTATCCGCCCGAGATCGGCGCGCCGCAGAAGCGTTTGTCGGAACTCGCGGAGCGTCTGGTATCGCGGGGGCATGAAGTGACGGTCCTCACCGCGATGCCGAATTATCCGACGGGGAAGGTGTACCCTGGATACGGCGGGATATGGTCGAAGGAAATACGCAACGGGGTGTCCGTGCAGCGGGTGTGCATGTACCCCAGCAACAGCACGAGAACTATTGCGCGCCTCCTCAGTGCATTTTCCTTCGTATTCTCGTCGATGATCGCCGGTACATTGCTGCTGCCCCGCGCCGACGTGCTCCTCGTCGAGAGTCCGCCCTTGTTTCTGGGGCTCAGCGGATGGTGGCTGAGCCGCATCAAGCGGATGCCGTTGATCGTGAATGTGTCGGACCTGTGGCCTGAAACGGTTGCAGCGCTCGGCCGTCTCGATCGGCGCAGTCTTGTGTTCCGCCTCGGGGTCCGCCTCGAGAATTGGCTCTACCGTTCCGCCTGGATGGTAACCGGGCAGGCGCGCGGTATCGTGGACCATGTCGCCGCCGTGGTGCCGGACAAACCCGTGTATCACCTGTCCAACGGCGTTGATACGCAAATATTCAGAGCTGATGCTCCGAAATATGCGTTTGCGGAAAAAGGGGAGGGTCGGGGTGAGTGTCTCATCGCCTACTGCGGTCTGCATGGTGTTGCCCAGGGGCTGGACCAGGTGCTCGATGCCGCGGAGTTGCTGCGTGATCTTCCCGTGACATTTCATCTTTTTGGTGACGGAGCGGAGAAGTCGGCGCTTGTCGCCAGTGCGGCGAAACGCGATCTGACGCGTGTACGTTTTCATGATGCTGTTTCAGCGGACACAGTCCCCGGCATTCTCGCGGCAACCGATATTGCCCTGGTGCCGCTCAAGACCACCATTCCGGGGGCGGTTCCTTCGAAGGTGTATGAAGCGATGGCGGCGTCGCGGGCAGTGATTCTGGTTGCGGACGGCGAGCCCGCTGAAATCGTACGGGAGAATACTGCAGGCCTCGTAGTCTCCCCTGGCGACATCGACGGACTTGCGGATGCCGTCCGTCGCCTCGCTGCCGATCCTGCGCTTCGAGCCCGTCTGGGTACGAACGGCCGTGCAGCCGTCGAGCGCCACTACAGCCGCGATACAATCGTCTCGCACTTCATCACCCACCTCACTGCCGCATTCCGGCTTCAATAA
- a CDS encoding glycosyltransferase has translation MRVLVVTSEWPTESEPQRARFVVRHIEALRALGVDIDVYSFRGGGNPLNYARIRKDVRSRIRNGGYDLVHAQWGQSALVTLPAPVPLVVTYRGSDLEGVVGRSGRYTTQGRVLRFVSMFVSRYADAIILVSNSLARHIPGRSFTLAPSGIDLAHFRPIAREEARTALRLPISDHLVLFAANPAEPIKQHWLAEKAMSRVRETFPHARLIIAHGVQYEQMPLYMNACDVLLLTSAHEGSPNVVKEALACDLPVVATDVGDVAFRVAGVDGCHVCPQKDAEALAAGLIDVLRRNARISGRAAVLDLDERLIAGRVLDVYTQVLQRTGKPPRPLVQASPSR, from the coding sequence ATGCGCGTCCTTGTTGTCACCTCCGAATGGCCAACTGAGAGCGAGCCCCAACGAGCGCGTTTTGTGGTACGGCACATCGAAGCACTCCGTGCCCTCGGCGTCGATATCGATGTGTACTCCTTCCGGGGCGGGGGCAATCCGCTGAACTACGCGCGTATTCGAAAGGACGTGCGGAGCCGCATCCGCAACGGCGGGTATGATCTTGTACACGCGCAGTGGGGACAGAGCGCGTTGGTGACCCTGCCTGCACCCGTCCCGCTCGTTGTCACGTACCGGGGAAGCGATCTCGAGGGCGTGGTCGGTCGGAGCGGTCGTTACACGACACAAGGCCGGGTCCTGCGATTCGTGAGCATGTTCGTGTCGCGATATGCGGACGCGATTATCCTTGTCTCGAATTCTCTTGCCCGTCACATACCCGGGCGTTCATTCACTCTCGCGCCGTCGGGCATAGATCTCGCCCACTTCCGGCCGATTGCGCGCGAGGAGGCCCGCACCGCACTGCGGCTCCCGATATCGGATCATCTGGTCCTATTTGCCGCAAATCCGGCGGAACCGATAAAGCAGCACTGGCTGGCGGAGAAGGCGATGTCGCGCGTGCGCGAGACATTCCCGCATGCGCGATTGATCATCGCCCACGGCGTGCAGTATGAACAGATGCCGCTGTATATGAACGCGTGCGACGTCCTGCTCCTCACATCCGCGCACGAGGGGTCTCCCAACGTTGTGAAGGAAGCTCTGGCGTGTGATCTGCCGGTGGTCGCAACGGATGTCGGTGATGTCGCGTTCCGCGTCGCCGGTGTGGATGGCTGTCACGTGTGCCCGCAGAAAGATGCGGAAGCCCTTGCCGCGGGACTCATCGACGTGTTGCGCAGAAACGCGCGCATATCGGGACGCGCAGCGGTTCTCGATCTCGATGAGCGCCTGATCGCGGGGAGGGTTCTGGATGTGTATACGCAGGTATTGCAACGCACCGGAAAGCCGCCGCGCCCGCTGGTACAAGCGTCTCCATCCCGCTGA
- a CDS encoding glycosyltransferase, giving the protein MAAHTSARSAHWDDVETRLHSWKGWGGYYHARLAGLYAFHIAPGLRVLELGCGRGDLLASVSPSRGVGVDFSRRMIESARLRHPDLEFHHADAHTFEDLGVFDAIILSDLVNELWDVQAVFERLRPCCHPGTRVIINSYSRLWEGVLRLAEMLGLAKPVLAQNWLTGDDIAGLLALSGFETIRRTREILCPLPVPLVARLANRWLLRLWPLTHLCLTNVLVARPLPVQRPADPIVTVLVPARNEEGNVPNIFARVPEMGAGTELLFVEGNSTDDTAGAIQREMERHPGKRCRLITQPGRGKGDAVRAGFDIAEGDVLMILDADLTVPPEDLPRFYEALVSGKGDFINGVRLVYPMQDRAMRFFNLLGNKFFSVAFSWLLGQPVKDTLCGTKVLWKKDYRRIVDNRSYFGDFDPFGDFDLLFGASKQQLKIVDLPIRYRERTYGDTNIQRWRHGVLLLRMVLFAARRIKFH; this is encoded by the coding sequence ATGGCGGCACATACATCGGCGCGCTCCGCGCATTGGGATGATGTCGAGACTCGCCTTCACAGTTGGAAGGGGTGGGGAGGATACTACCACGCTCGGCTAGCCGGCCTGTACGCGTTCCACATCGCGCCCGGTCTGCGTGTTCTCGAACTCGGCTGCGGTCGCGGCGACCTGCTCGCGTCGGTGTCGCCATCGCGGGGCGTTGGTGTCGACTTTTCGCGCAGGATGATCGAGTCCGCGCGACTGCGTCATCCGGATCTGGAATTCCATCATGCAGATGCGCACACCTTCGAGGATCTTGGTGTATTCGACGCAATAATACTATCGGATCTTGTGAACGAGTTGTGGGACGTGCAGGCGGTATTCGAACGGCTTCGTCCCTGCTGTCACCCCGGCACACGTGTCATCATCAATTCGTACAGCCGGCTCTGGGAAGGAGTGCTGCGTCTTGCCGAGATGCTGGGTCTTGCGAAACCGGTGCTCGCGCAGAACTGGTTGACTGGCGACGACATTGCCGGCCTCCTCGCACTTTCGGGTTTCGAAACCATACGGCGCACAAGGGAAATCTTGTGTCCTTTGCCTGTGCCCTTGGTCGCCCGGCTCGCAAACCGCTGGCTGCTTCGACTGTGGCCCTTGACACACTTGTGTCTCACCAATGTTCTGGTGGCGCGTCCGCTGCCTGTTCAGCGTCCGGCAGATCCGATAGTCACCGTGCTTGTGCCCGCGCGCAACGAGGAGGGGAACGTTCCGAATATCTTCGCGCGTGTGCCGGAAATGGGCGCAGGCACCGAGCTGCTTTTTGTGGAGGGAAATTCGACCGACGATACCGCCGGCGCAATACAACGCGAAATGGAACGGCATCCCGGCAAGCGTTGCCGGCTTATCACACAGCCGGGCCGGGGCAAGGGCGACGCCGTCCGTGCAGGATTCGATATTGCCGAAGGTGATGTGCTCATGATACTCGATGCGGATCTCACCGTTCCACCGGAGGATCTCCCGCGATTTTACGAGGCACTGGTTTCAGGCAAGGGCGATTTCATTAACGGCGTGCGTCTCGTGTATCCCATGCAGGACCGCGCCATGCGCTTCTTCAATCTCCTGGGAAACAAATTTTTCAGCGTTGCATTTTCGTGGTTGCTCGGACAGCCGGTGAAAGACACGCTGTGCGGAACAAAGGTCCTGTGGAAAAAGGACTATAGACGCATTGTGGACAATCGCTCCTACTTCGGCGATTTCGATCCATTCGGCGATTTTGACCTGCTCTTCGGGGCATCAAAACAACAATTAAAAATCGTCGATTTGCCGATACGATATCGCGAACGCACGTACGGCGATACAAACATTCAGCGATGGCGTCACGGAGTGCTTTTACTGCGTATGGTGTTGTTCGCCGCGCGAAGAATAAAATTCCACTAA
- the asnB gene encoding asparagine synthase (glutamine-hydrolyzing), with protein sequence MCGITGIVYQDAHRQPDGVIGDGMVQSLLHRGPDAQGVWVGPGAFLGHTRLSIIDLSEAGRQPHVSEDGNVVVIFNGEIYNHDTLRAMLIQRGHRFIGRSDGEILPHMYEEYGAECIPMLQGMFACAIYDVIHHRLILARDRIGIKPLYFSRTEDAFVFGSEIKAVLRHPAVDDTKDVQAILDYLSLAFIPEPATGFLHIEALLPGHTLIVENGQLRKQCFWSFESTTSAHSKNTLQECLDLTVRRQLIADVPLGVLLSGGVDSSLITSVASGILPHPICSFTVQFGEAGFDESIHAAHVAAAVHTEHCTLHLNNTGFSSSEMEGLLAHFDQPFGDSSAIPTYFLCREMQKHVKVALSGDGGDELFYGYPIFAYFTRILSVRPLLHLLNSRFGRSLTHLVREGSAPYRHLRRASTYAGWSLAGIFADMRCYFSHTDLWNGFSPASKELFAEAKPILRLFEPYEELLWSDPKAAIGQWLMRYSLPGDMLKKVDMTSMLAGIEIRVPLLDEYIVGAAQRIPSSMKHNGSEGKLPLRKMLEQHLPKEIAHRRKQGFAIPLDTFFDASLHDWVLDLLTGPASHVGRLFTAEWLSQLLTGFRSARAASVEISRYKTYQRVFMLLSLEIWLRRHGRALV encoded by the coding sequence ATGTGTGGAATAACCGGCATCGTGTATCAGGATGCGCACAGGCAGCCCGATGGTGTCATCGGAGACGGCATGGTCCAGTCGTTGCTTCACCGCGGACCCGACGCGCAGGGTGTGTGGGTGGGCCCGGGCGCCTTTCTGGGCCATACCCGTCTCAGCATCATCGATCTCAGTGAGGCGGGCAGACAGCCCCATGTGTCGGAGGATGGCAATGTCGTCGTGATCTTCAACGGCGAGATATACAATCACGACACACTCCGTGCAATGCTGATACAACGCGGACACCGTTTTATCGGCCGTTCCGACGGCGAGATTCTGCCGCACATGTACGAGGAATACGGCGCGGAGTGTATCCCCATGTTGCAGGGCATGTTTGCCTGCGCGATCTATGATGTCATACACCATCGACTGATTCTCGCACGCGACCGCATCGGCATCAAGCCGCTCTATTTTTCCCGCACGGAAGACGCATTTGTGTTTGGCAGCGAGATCAAGGCGGTTCTGCGGCACCCGGCGGTAGACGACACAAAGGACGTGCAGGCGATACTCGATTACCTGAGTCTCGCCTTCATTCCAGAGCCGGCCACCGGATTTTTACACATAGAGGCGCTGCTGCCCGGCCATACATTGATCGTAGAGAACGGCCAGCTCCGGAAGCAGTGTTTCTGGTCCTTCGAATCCACCACATCCGCGCACTCGAAGAATACGTTGCAGGAGTGTCTCGATCTGACCGTCCGGCGGCAGTTGATTGCCGATGTGCCGCTGGGCGTTCTACTCAGCGGCGGCGTGGATTCATCCCTCATAACATCCGTTGCGAGCGGCATCTTACCACACCCCATCTGCAGCTTCACCGTCCAGTTCGGAGAAGCGGGGTTTGACGAGTCGATCCACGCCGCGCATGTGGCTGCCGCGGTGCACACGGAACATTGCACCCTGCACCTGAACAACACGGGCTTCTCGAGCAGTGAGATGGAGGGTCTGCTCGCGCATTTCGATCAACCCTTCGGCGATTCCTCCGCAATTCCCACGTACTTCCTCTGCAGAGAAATGCAGAAGCATGTCAAGGTGGCGTTGTCGGGTGATGGCGGGGACGAACTCTTCTACGGGTATCCGATATTTGCGTACTTCACGCGAATCTTGAGCGTGCGCCCGCTGCTGCATCTTCTGAACAGCCGATTCGGCCGCTCGCTCACGCATCTCGTGCGGGAGGGTTCAGCACCATACCGCCACCTGCGTCGCGCTTCAACGTACGCGGGATGGAGTCTTGCCGGGATCTTTGCCGATATGCGCTGCTATTTTTCGCACACCGATCTGTGGAATGGCTTTTCGCCGGCCTCCAAGGAGTTGTTTGCCGAAGCGAAACCCATTCTTCGCCTTTTCGAGCCATACGAAGAACTGCTGTGGTCCGATCCAAAAGCTGCCATCGGTCAATGGCTCATGCGGTACAGTCTCCCCGGCGACATGCTGAAAAAAGTGGACATGACAAGCATGCTGGCCGGCATCGAGATCCGTGTTCCGTTGCTCGACGAATATATAGTCGGCGCGGCCCAGCGAATCCCGTCATCAATGAAACACAATGGCTCCGAGGGGAAACTCCCCCTGCGGAAAATGCTGGAGCAACATCTCCCGAAAGAAATCGCGCATCGGCGGAAGCAGGGATTTGCGATTCCATTGGATACTTTTTTTGACGCATCGCTGCACGACTGGGTTCTGGATCTCCTCACGGGGCCTGCGTCCCATGTCGGCCGCCTGTTCACTGCCGAGTGGTTGTCGCAACTTCTGACGGGATTCCGCTCAGCGCGCGCCGCGAGCGTCGAAATCAGCAGATATAAAACCTACCAGCGAGTTTTCATGCTGCTCTCACTCGAGATCTGGCTTCGGCGTCACGGCCGGGCGCTCGTGTAG
- a CDS encoding O-antigen ligase family protein — protein MFNRHITRGITPSPKQAGSQTQQALLQNDGVALLPGLAKEPGAFPYSFFVTVMLMLGHVALGLIMHLSEAVATAHGFGVGLVALLIVFKSRSTDGMLAVMGYAISSTVIWRVTSAQVFWFFPEYLSFLILLIGMRRIPAVRPGIRAGFVFFLLLLPSALLTVVNAEFGLARQQIAYALVPHAVSVLGIYHFSRINLDKRSLLILLFWSTLPILASWSISANNVFLVGVNYGRSSNFFASGGAAPNQVSLLFSFGAIALISSVMIARLPARIRLTFLITAVALVVQSIMTFSRGGVYNLLGFFCLAIPFSLADKKRRIQFTIIAALILYPFMTYVLPALDVFTKGALEERYEREGETGRDVLAEQDIAMFLENPILGVGPGMGRELRSLGRVQGINAHTEYTRLLGEHGLLGLAALIVLGYLLMQIFRNARYNWQRGIVAGLIGWSLAMFLHAGTRVTTFAIFFWVATALANYREAGDQDRV, from the coding sequence GTGTTTAACCGGCACATCACACGCGGCATTACCCCGTCGCCCAAGCAGGCGGGGAGCCAGACACAGCAGGCACTGCTTCAGAATGATGGCGTTGCCTTGCTCCCAGGTCTTGCGAAGGAGCCCGGCGCTTTTCCGTATTCTTTCTTCGTCACAGTGATGCTCATGCTCGGGCACGTGGCGCTCGGCCTTATCATGCACCTTTCGGAGGCCGTCGCGACGGCGCATGGTTTCGGAGTCGGCCTCGTCGCACTCCTGATTGTTTTCAAGAGCCGCTCAACCGACGGGATGCTGGCCGTCATGGGCTATGCCATCTCTTCCACGGTGATTTGGCGCGTAACGAGCGCGCAGGTGTTCTGGTTCTTTCCTGAATATCTGTCGTTTCTGATTTTACTCATCGGAATGAGGCGTATCCCCGCCGTACGTCCGGGAATACGCGCAGGGTTCGTGTTTTTTCTCCTGCTGCTTCCCTCGGCCTTGCTTACGGTGGTGAACGCTGAATTCGGACTCGCCCGCCAGCAGATCGCATATGCACTGGTACCGCATGCCGTCTCCGTTCTCGGTATATATCACTTTTCCCGTATCAATCTCGACAAGCGCTCGCTGCTCATCCTGCTCTTCTGGTCGACACTCCCGATACTTGCCAGTTGGAGTATATCCGCAAACAACGTGTTTTTGGTGGGCGTCAACTACGGCCGGTCCTCCAACTTTTTTGCGTCGGGCGGCGCTGCTCCGAATCAGGTGTCACTTCTGTTTTCCTTCGGCGCCATCGCACTCATTTCCTCCGTGATGATTGCACGACTCCCTGCCCGCATACGCCTCACCTTTCTGATCACCGCCGTCGCGCTCGTCGTTCAGAGCATCATGACGTTTTCCCGCGGCGGTGTATACAACCTGCTGGGCTTTTTCTGCCTGGCCATTCCCTTTTCACTCGCCGACAAAAAGCGACGCATTCAATTCACAATTATTGCAGCGCTCATATTATATCCTTTCATGACATACGTCCTGCCGGCTCTGGACGTGTTCACGAAGGGCGCATTGGAGGAGAGGTACGAACGAGAAGGTGAGACTGGGCGTGACGTGCTTGCGGAACAGGATATTGCCATGTTTCTTGAGAATCCCATACTCGGAGTGGGTCCGGGCATGGGCCGTGAACTCCGCTCGCTTGGTCGTGTGCAAGGCATCAACGCACACACGGAATATACACGGCTTCTGGGTGAACACGGACTCCTGGGTCTGGCGGCTCTTATCGTACTCGGGTATCTGCTGATGCAGATTTTCCGGAATGCCCGCTACAACTGGCAACGAGGCATTGTGGCGGGATTGATCGGATGGTCGCTGGCGATGTTTCTTCACGCAGGGACACGCGTCACAACATTTGCCATATTTTTCTGGGTGGCAACCGCTCTCGCCAATTATCGTGAAGCCGGTGACCAGGACCGTGTCTGA
- a CDS encoding glycosyltransferase has translation MPDLSNRRICFIAGTLGCGGAERQLAYMLRVLQAERAQVSVLSLTEGEFWEEPLLRSGVEIVHVGGDGSRLGRLRAIVREVRRLQPEVLQSGHFFTNMYAALAARMTGVREIGAIRSQVQNEVEAIGGMLGKLSLRLPRVMCANSRAAVERAIIAGVPRERIRFLPNVVDTDWFTPGDRGYDRPVTVLGVGSLRPVKRFDLFLNVIARLHAHGGDHLRAVIVGEGPERERLIHRRDELGLREVVEFPGASEDMRPWYEKADVFLSTSDVEGTPNVVLEAMACGLPIVATDVGDVRSLLPDGFGLVVQPGDELALAVAMSILMDSAYTREEFSRRCRAAAMRRNVCSLVQTLRDIYWSVLHPSSDFS, from the coding sequence ATGCCTGATCTGTCAAACAGGCGCATATGTTTTATTGCGGGAACACTGGGCTGCGGGGGTGCTGAACGACAGCTCGCCTACATGTTGCGCGTGCTGCAGGCCGAACGGGCACAGGTCTCCGTACTGTCTCTTACAGAAGGTGAATTCTGGGAGGAGCCGCTTCTGCGTTCGGGTGTCGAAATCGTGCACGTCGGCGGGGACGGGTCCCGCCTCGGACGCCTTCGCGCCATCGTTCGTGAAGTGCGCAGACTGCAACCGGAAGTGCTGCAGAGCGGACACTTCTTTACAAACATGTATGCGGCACTCGCCGCCCGCATGACAGGCGTCCGGGAGATCGGCGCCATACGCAGCCAGGTGCAGAACGAAGTCGAGGCCATCGGCGGGATGCTCGGGAAGTTGTCGCTGCGGCTGCCACGCGTCATGTGCGCGAACAGCAGAGCAGCGGTCGAGCGCGCCATTATCGCGGGTGTGCCGCGGGAACGGATACGCTTTCTCCCGAATGTTGTCGATACCGATTGGTTCACACCCGGCGATCGCGGCTATGATCGGCCGGTGACGGTGCTGGGGGTGGGCAGCCTTCGCCCGGTCAAACGATTCGATCTTTTTCTGAATGTGATCGCGCGTCTGCACGCGCATGGAGGCGACCACCTACGCGCCGTGATTGTGGGCGAGGGGCCGGAGCGCGAACGGCTTATTCATCGACGCGACGAACTCGGACTGCGCGAGGTTGTCGAGTTCCCCGGGGCGTCCGAGGACATGCGCCCGTGGTACGAGAAGGCGGATGTTTTCCTGTCCACATCCGATGTTGAAGGAACACCGAATGTTGTGCTCGAAGCGATGGCCTGCGGGTTGCCGATAGTCGCCACCGATGTCGGTGATGTGCGTTCACTTCTGCCGGATGGATTCGGACTGGTCGTACAACCGGGTGACGAACTTGCACTCGCGGTTGCAATGTCGATTCTCATGGATTCGGCATATACACGCGAGGAGTTCTCGCGCCGCTGTCGCGCCGCTGCCATGCGCCGGAATGTTTGCAGTCTTGTGCAAACTCTCCGTGATATATATTGGTCCGTCTTACACCCATCATCGGACTTCTCATGA